The following coding sequences lie in one Xanthomonas hortorum pv. pelargonii genomic window:
- the sctN gene encoding type III secretion system ATPase SctN, whose amino-acid sequence MSAEMPVLEATLERELAALAFGRRYGKVVEVIGTMLKVAGVQVSLGEVCELRQRDGTLLQRAEVVGFSRHLALLAPFGELVGLSRETRVIGLGRPLAVPVGEALLGRVLDGLGEPADGQGPLAGDGWVQIQAQAPDPMRRRLIEQPLPTGVRIVDGLMTLGEGQRMGIFAAAGVGKSTLMGMFARGTQCDVNVIVLIGERGREVREFIEMILGPDGLARSVVVCATSDRSSIERAKAAYVGTAIAEYFRDQGMRVLLMMDSLTRFARAQREIGLAAGEPPTRRGFPPSVFAELPRLLERAGMGETGSITAFYTVLAEDDTGSDPIAEEVRGILDGHLILSREIAAKNQYPAIDVLGSLSRVMSQIVSAEQRQYAGQLRRLLAKYNEVETLLQVGEYRQGSDAVADEAIARIDAIRDFLSQSTDQLSDYDATLEQLAGVIDDA is encoded by the coding sequence ATGTCTGCTGAGATGCCGGTGCTGGAGGCAACGCTCGAGCGCGAACTGGCTGCGCTGGCCTTCGGTCGTCGCTACGGCAAGGTGGTCGAGGTGATCGGCACCATGCTCAAGGTCGCCGGGGTGCAGGTCAGCCTGGGCGAGGTGTGCGAGTTGCGCCAGCGCGACGGCACGCTGTTGCAACGTGCCGAGGTGGTGGGCTTCAGCCGCCATCTCGCCTTGCTGGCGCCGTTTGGCGAGCTGGTGGGCCTGTCGCGCGAGACGCGCGTGATCGGATTGGGGCGCCCCTTGGCGGTGCCGGTCGGGGAGGCGCTGCTGGGGCGCGTGCTTGATGGCCTGGGTGAGCCGGCGGACGGCCAGGGGCCGCTCGCCGGCGACGGCTGGGTGCAGATCCAGGCACAGGCGCCGGATCCGATGCGCCGGCGCCTGATCGAACAGCCGCTACCGACCGGTGTGCGCATCGTCGATGGCCTGATGACGCTGGGCGAAGGCCAGCGCATGGGCATTTTCGCCGCAGCCGGCGTGGGCAAGAGCACCTTGATGGGGATGTTCGCGCGCGGCACCCAGTGCGACGTCAACGTGATCGTGCTGATCGGCGAGCGCGGGCGCGAAGTGCGTGAATTCATCGAGATGATTCTTGGCCCAGACGGTCTGGCGCGCAGCGTGGTGGTGTGCGCGACTTCCGATCGCTCCTCCATCGAGCGCGCCAAGGCCGCCTATGTCGGCACCGCCATCGCCGAATATTTTCGCGATCAGGGCATGCGCGTTCTGCTGATGATGGACTCGCTGACACGCTTTGCCCGCGCGCAACGCGAGATCGGTCTGGCCGCCGGCGAGCCCCCCACACGGCGCGGCTTCCCGCCGTCAGTGTTTGCCGAGTTGCCACGCCTGCTCGAACGTGCCGGCATGGGCGAGACGGGCTCGATCACCGCGTTTTACACCGTGCTGGCCGAAGACGACACCGGCAGCGATCCGATCGCCGAAGAGGTGCGCGGCATCCTGGATGGCCATCTGATTCTGTCGCGTGAGATCGCCGCCAAGAACCAGTACCCGGCCATCGATGTGCTGGGGAGCCTGAGCCGGGTGATGAGCCAGATCGTGTCTGCCGAGCAACGCCAGTACGCCGGCCAGCTGCGGCGCCTGCTGGCCAAGTACAACGAAGTGGAGACCTTGCTGCAGGTCGGCGAGTACCGCCAGGGCAGCGATGCGGTCGCCGACGAGGCGATCGCCAGGATCGACGCGATTCGCGACTTCCTCAGCCAGTCCACCGATCAGCTCAGCGACTATGACGCCACCCTGGAGCAGCTTGCCGGCGTGATCGACGATGCGTGA
- the sctL gene encoding type III secretion system stator protein SctL, which translates to MRLWLRSTPEAVGLDCEVIPREALACVLELDAATAQVHARCAQTLADAQTRAQALIDDAQQQAETILQDAQDKAERSARLGYAAGLRRQLDAWNERGVRHAFAAEDAAQRARARLAEIVAHACEQVLHGHDPAALYARAAQALDGALDEAKALRVSVHPDALDDARRAFDAAAAAAGWAMPVELCGDATLALGACVCEWDTGVFETDLRDQLGSLQRVIRRVLAAPQAVPDVC; encoded by the coding sequence ATGCGTCTTTGGCTGAGGTCCACCCCGGAGGCAGTCGGCCTGGACTGCGAGGTCATCCCACGCGAGGCCTTGGCCTGTGTGCTGGAACTGGACGCAGCGACTGCACAGGTGCACGCGCGGTGCGCGCAGACGCTGGCGGACGCCCAGACGCGTGCGCAGGCGCTGATCGACGACGCCCAACAACAGGCCGAGACGATCCTCCAGGATGCCCAGGACAAGGCCGAGCGCAGTGCACGCCTGGGCTATGCCGCCGGGCTGCGCCGTCAGCTCGATGCGTGGAACGAGCGCGGCGTGCGGCATGCCTTCGCGGCCGAGGACGCCGCGCAGCGCGCCCGCGCACGTCTGGCCGAGATCGTCGCGCACGCCTGCGAACAGGTCCTCCACGGGCACGACCCCGCTGCGCTGTACGCGCGCGCCGCACAGGCGCTGGACGGCGCCCTGGACGAGGCGAAAGCCCTGCGGGTGAGCGTGCATCCCGATGCGCTGGACGACGCACGGCGCGCCTTCGATGCGGCCGCCGCAGCCGCAGGCTGGGCCATGCCGGTGGAACTGTGCGGCGATGCGACGCTGGCCTTGGGTGCCTGCGTGTGCGAATGGGATACCGGCGTGTTTGAGACCGATCTGCGCGATCAGCTGGGCAGCCTCCAGCGGGTCATCCGCCGCGTGCTGGCCGCGCCACAGGCGGTGCCGGATGTCTGCTGA
- the sctT gene encoding type III secretion system export apparatus subunit SctT: MNDTATALLALSSQGVSLLTLLALCGVRVFVMFFVLPATAQDSLPGMARNGVVYVLSSFIAYGQPADALARIEATGLVGLVFKEAFLGLLIGFAASTVFWVAESVGLLIDDVSGYNNVQMTNPLSGEQSTPVSTVLMQLAIVSFYALGGMLMLLGALFESFRWWPLSQLTPDMGAVAESFVIQQTDGMMTAIVKLAAPLMLVLVLVDLAIGFVARAADKLEPSNLSQPIRGVLALLLLALLTSVFIAQSGDALGFLHFQQQLHDAANVGGKGGAAN, from the coding sequence ATGAACGACACCGCCACCGCACTGCTGGCGCTGTCATCCCAGGGCGTGTCGCTGCTGACCCTGCTAGCGCTATGCGGGGTGCGCGTGTTCGTGATGTTTTTCGTGCTGCCGGCAACGGCGCAGGACAGCCTTCCCGGAATGGCGCGCAACGGTGTGGTGTATGTGCTCAGTTCGTTCATCGCCTACGGACAACCGGCCGATGCGCTGGCCAGAATCGAAGCGACCGGCCTGGTCGGGCTGGTGTTCAAGGAAGCCTTCCTCGGCCTGCTGATCGGGTTTGCCGCATCCACGGTGTTCTGGGTTGCCGAGAGTGTGGGCCTGCTCATCGACGATGTGTCCGGCTACAACAACGTGCAGATGACCAACCCGCTGAGCGGTGAGCAGAGCACGCCGGTCTCCACGGTGTTGATGCAGTTGGCGATCGTGTCCTTCTACGCGCTGGGCGGCATGCTGATGCTGCTGGGTGCGCTGTTCGAATCGTTTCGCTGGTGGCCGCTGAGCCAGCTCACGCCGGACATGGGCGCGGTCGCCGAGTCCTTCGTCATCCAGCAGACCGACGGCATGATGACCGCAATCGTCAAGCTGGCCGCACCGTTGATGCTGGTACTGGTGCTGGTGGATCTGGCCATCGGCTTTGTGGCGCGCGCCGCCGACAAGCTGGAACCTTCGAATCTGAGTCAACCGATCCGTGGGGTATTGGCGCTGCTGCTGCTGGCATTGTTGACCAGCGTGTTCATCGCGCAATCCGGTGACGCTCTCGGCTTCCTCCATTTCCAGCAGCAGTTGCACGATGCCGCGAACGTTGGCGGCAAGGGGGGCGCAGCGAATTGA
- a CDS encoding type III secretion protein HrpB7, with product MRERAGTWATLQQLKTRRYQRMQERLSDCRRALEQCDRERASCSQEANACTTRLDAFDTTLADKAGAGEPIGIEAILQHQRFRTVLEERCRAAEQALVAATQALQSARDEAATVQQTVSKLQAQADVYAENAARAQRAWQAQREAAEEEDAIDALLGLRLHRAARGVGQ from the coding sequence ATGCGTGAGCGTGCCGGCACCTGGGCTACGTTGCAGCAGTTGAAGACGCGCCGTTACCAGCGGATGCAGGAGCGCCTGAGCGACTGCAGGCGGGCGCTCGAGCAGTGCGACCGTGAGCGCGCCAGTTGCAGTCAGGAGGCCAACGCCTGCACCACGCGCCTGGACGCGTTCGATACCACGCTGGCAGACAAGGCCGGCGCGGGTGAGCCGATCGGCATCGAGGCGATCCTGCAGCACCAGCGCTTCCGCACGGTGCTGGAAGAGCGCTGCCGCGCCGCAGAGCAGGCGCTGGTCGCAGCGACGCAGGCGTTGCAGAGCGCACGCGATGAGGCCGCAACAGTGCAACAGACAGTGAGCAAGCTGCAGGCGCAGGCGGATGTGTACGCGGAAAACGCCGCCCGCGCGCAGCGTGCCTGGCAAGCCCAACGCGAAGCGGCCGAAGAGGAAGACGCGATCGACGCCTTGCTCGGGCTGCGGTTGCATCGTGCCGCGCGCGGAGTGGGGCAATGA